The genome window CAGGTGACATATTGCCTTGGGGGTGTGACCTGCTGCCATAGCCTGGTCAGAAACAAACAAGTGTGGACACCCACGTGACCCAGTCTGGTGTCCTGTGGAGCAGACACACACACCTATGGGCCTCCTTGGAGAGCCACCCAGGATGCTGCCTGGGGCTGTCaggcacacacacgtgcatgtgGCCATGTAAGGAGAGCCCCGCAGGGGGACCCGTACATGGGAGACAGGACAGACAGCCCCACTACCCCTCTCAGCTCCTCCCAGAACATCAAGAATGGCCCTCAAGTCGTGCCAGGAGGCTGGAGAAGCCAAGGAAGAGGCTTTCTTGTCTGTGTTGGGCAGAAAGCCGGCCAGTGGCGACATGGGGCTTCCCGCTAGCTCACCTGCGGGCCTGAGGCACACCCAGCCCAGCTCCACACAAGCAGTCTTCTCCTCCGTCAACATGCAGTAAGGCGGGGAGAAAGGGGTCAGCCACTTAAGCCAGGCCAGCCAGAGGGCAGGGCCTGATCAAGCAGCGATGGTGCTGGCGCTACAGGTTGGACCCTGAGTCCCTGGACCCCGGCACTCTGCGGCTGCTGTGGGGACAGCGGGAACTGGAGATTCAGGCCCTGCGGTGTGCCATCCAGAACTACCCGAGGGCACGGGACTGCCACATTCTGCAGAAGGTGGCTGGGCTTCCACCTGAGAGGTCAGCAGTGAAAAACTATAGGCCCCAGCCCAACCCTGTCCGGGCCCTAACTGCTGGTTTCTGTCTGACCCCAACCCCAACCACTGAGTCTGACAAAAAATCCAACCTAAACTCAGCCCTGACCTTGACCCTGATCTTTGCCTGTAGCCCTAGTCCTTACctgaccctaaccctaacccttaaAGAGCTGATACACTGTTGGCCTGCCTAGACCCTAAGCTTAAACATGGTGGGTGCTGAACTCCAGCCAGCCCCCACCTCTGACCCAGACCTTTCCGAGCATGACTGGCCTGGCCCAGCAGCACTCTGGGCTCTTGGGCCCCTCTTGTTCCCCTGGCTGCTGACCCAGAGTTGGGGGCCCCTGAACTCGCCCCTTCCTCCAGGAGCCCCTGCAGTCAGGAGAAGCGCCTGCAGACCCAGGTCCAGAAGCTGACTCTGGAGTTGAAAGAACAGAAGGAACAAGCCCAGCTGGTGAGGCAACCAGGGAGCTGGGCTGGGGTTGGCCTTGGTGGGGAGGGGTCTGAGAAGGCCCCACCCCACCGTGGGCCCTCCTGGAGCAGGAAAAGGCGCATCTGGAGGAGCAGCTGCTGCAGACCAAGACCCGGCTGCAGCAGCTGGAGGCCCAGCTGGACGCCTTGCAGaagtcctgcctcctgaagcTGGCCCAGTCTTCCTGGGTGGGCCGCATGCTGAGGTCGTCCACCGGCAGTGTGGAGGTGAGCCTGGGCTCCGggccccctcctgcctcccctctcccctctccagccCTCCTTGGACTTCCCTGACAGCCAGTCCAGATGTGTGCCTCTGCTGAGGGGCTCTGGCCTGTCCCGGAAGCCTGACTCCTCAGGCCGCCTCTGGACCGTGGCCTGGTTCTGGGAGTAACCACAAGCCCTGGGGCCCACCTGACACTCTCAGCAAGCATGTGCCTCCGGTGCTGGTGAGGTCGAAGGGAAGAGATGTCTCGTGGGGAGGGGTGCCCTTCTTCCTCTGAGCGCCTGCCCGCTTGCCTCGCCCCCTCTCGCAGGTGGTGACTGCAGAGGACCTGATGGACCCCAGCGACGAGAATGACGAGCCCCCCCCTGCTCGGGAGGTGAGCGAGGTCCCGCACGTGCGCTCATAGGTTCTGCAggcctgggctgggggggggggcacatgccTGTTGCTTTCTGGCCAGGGTTTCCGGCTAGAGGATGTGGACTGGAATGCCGTTGCCCGTCGGTACCCAAACCTCTTCGCTGACATGAAGTTGAACTCAGATTACAAGTGACTGTCCTGGGCAGGGACTCCCGCCAGGGagggggggacagggaagggagggcTTTGCCTTGGCAGATGTGGACCGGAGGTCAAGTTCCACCCTTAGTGTCACTGGACAAGTCACTCAAACCTTTCAAAAGTCCGTCAGTTCTCTGAGCGCTAGAATAGAGGAGGGACACAGGGAAGGGTTCCCGGCCACCACTGTTCTGCCGTGAGCCCTTTTCCCAGGCTGGGTCTGAGGGACCTAGACCACAATTTGGGGTATTTCTCCCACCTTCGGGaggctggctggggggggggcagggctagGTCCAGGAGTAGAAGCTGAACAGCCAGTGAGAAGACTGTGGTCTGCAGGCACCTCAGGCCCCGGCTGACCCCGCAGCTCCCACCGGCCTCACCACCTGAACAGTGTGGCTCAGAGTTATGCCAGCAGGGCTTGGAGCATCATCTCAAGTGGAGCTCCCTGCCTCCTGTGGACGCCAGCCACTCAGGGGGTGTCAACTCAGACTCTAGCAGTTGCCAGGTGGACAAGTGGTTTGTTGTGCAGAAGGTGACGGGGCACCCACCCCAGTCGCCCGGCCACGTCTCTTTCGAGGGGATAGAGTCACACGCCAGGCGGCTCAGTGGGAACTCGGAGTCAGAGCCTGAAGGTGGAGTGGGGGGGCTCCCCTGAACCCCTCCAAGTAGTGCAAGCTACTCCTCTGCTCCCCTCAGCCTCCAGGGTCCAGCCACCCCTCCTGTCCTGGATCTGACCCCTGGTGCTGTTCCTTACCCGTGTGGACCCCCAGAGCACTGTGGGCCAGTTGGCCTCACAGATGTTTCCGGTGGACATTCCAGATGAGGGACCCCCTCCCAAACAGGCCTCCTCTCTCTAGATCTCGGGGAAACGCACTCAGACCAGAGAGTCCTGGTACCAGAGTCCAGTGCAGATCCTGACCACTGGCATCCACCACTCTCTCTGAGGTATGGGAGTGACCCAGCAtggagggggggggcaggagtgGCTCTCCCAGCGGGAGAGGGCCCTGACTAGCGCCCTCCGCTCCAGCAGGACCGGCTCCTGCCTGAAGATCGTGGCTGTGAGCCTTCGGGAGAAGTTCGTCAGCATCCTTAACGAGTCAATGGAGGAGACGGCCGACCTGGGCGGCTTCATGCTGCAGCAGCTGGCGCGCGACTTCCCAGTGTTCGTGTACCGCTTCCCACCCCACACGCTGCTGGCGCCCAGGCACCACGTCACGGTGCACCCCGCTCCCCGCCCCTCGCCGGCGCCCCTCGCCCGCGCCCGGCGTCGTCCCCAGGTCTGGAGCAAAGGACTAGGCAGCAGCAGGAAGCAGCCGCCCTCGTCCGTGGCTCGGGAGCCTGTCCCCTTACACTCCAGCCGGAGCTTCGTGACTCTTCTCCTAAACCCCAAGGGCGAGGTCAGTGCGGGTCCCAAACCCGGGAAGCGGGTCGGGTTGGAGGAAGGCCTCGCGGGCTGGGTGTGACCACGTGCCCTTCCCACCCGCAGGTTGTGAGCGAGCACCAGGCCCCTCACTGCGGGACTCCTGTCTCCAGTTTCTTCCACGACAACATTAACTTGTCCATTGACACCTTCCCGCTCTCGGAGGCCCAGCCTGGGGCCGACACTCGGGAGCAGCCGCGCCAACCCCGACCCCCAAGCAACGGTCGGGTGCGGGAGGCCCCGGCGCGGAGCCAGAGGCAGGGGTAGGGACCGCGGGGACCCTCGGCCCCTGCCTTCTCCCCAGGCCCCGCTCCCCCCAGACCGTCCCCCACTTCCGCAGGCCCCGCCTTCGCCAGGCCCGCCCACCTCTCAGACCCCCTCCCCCGCTGCCCCAGGCTCGCGCTTGCCCGGACTCCCTTTTCCCGCAGGCGGGCTCGGCCCCCACGCTCCCCTCGCCCCACCAGGAAGCGGGCCCTGTTGCCACGCCTAAGTACCCACGAGGTATCCCGCCCGCGGGAGGTGCCAGCGCCTCCCGAGAGCGCGGAGACGACCGCGCGGGAGCTCCTGCCAGCCATCCCCCGTGAGCGGGCGTGGGGGCGCCAAAGGAGGGGCGCGCCAGCAGGGAGGGGGCGGCCGGTCCCACGACCCCGCTTT of Saccopteryx bilineata isolate mSacBil1 chromosome 1, mSacBil1_pri_phased_curated, whole genome shotgun sequence contains these proteins:
- the LMNTD2 gene encoding lamin tail domain-containing protein 2, with amino-acid sequence MALKSCQEAGEAKEEAFLSVLGRKPASGDMGLPASSPAGLRHTQPSSTQAVFSSVNMQLDPESLDPGTLRLLWGQRELEIQALRCAIQNYPRARDCHILQKVAGLPPERSPCSQEKRLQTQVQKLTLELKEQKEQAQLEKAHLEEQLLQTKTRLQQLEAQLDALQKSCLLKLAQSSWVGRMLRSSTGSVEVVTAEDLMDPSDENDEPPPAREGFRLEDVDWNAVARRYPNLFADMKLNSDYKHLRPRLTPQLPPASPPEQCGSELCQQGLEHHLKWSSLPPVDASHSGGVNSDSSSCQVDKWFVVQKVTGHPPQSPGHVSFEGIESHARRLSGNSESEPEDLGETHSDQRVLVPESSADPDHWHPPLSLSRTGSCLKIVAVSLREKFVSILNESMEETADLGGFMLQQLARDFPVFVYRFPPHTLLAPRHHVTVHPAPRPSPAPLARARRRPQVWSKGLGSSRKQPPSSVAREPVPLHSSRSFVTLLLNPKGEVVSEHQAPHCGTPVSSFFHDNINLSIDTFPLSEAQPGADTREQPRQPRPPSNGRVREAPARSQRQGLALARTPFSRRRARPPRSPRPTRKRALLPRLSTHEVSRPREVPAPPESAETTARELLPAIPRERAWGRQRRGAPAGRGRPVPRPRFPSLSHAEGGLGSADRQARKEHRIPRVCRKRVDRGCPVVALSLQGMAERRFGFRFLSCPHITWDPRGRV